The Felis catus isolate Fca126 chromosome C2, F.catus_Fca126_mat1.0, whole genome shotgun sequence genomic sequence tttatccattttgagtttatttttgtgaatggtgtaagaaagtggtctagtttcattcttctgcatgttgttgtccagttctcccagcaccatttgctaaagagactgtctttttttccattggatactctttcctgctttgtcaaatattagttggccatacatttgtgggtctagttctggggtttctattctattccattggtctatgtgtctgtttttgtgccaaaaccatgctgtcttgatgatgacagctttgtagtagaggctaaagtctgggattgtgatgcctcctgctttggtcttcttcaaaattactttggctatttggggccttttgtgtttccatacaaattttaggattgcttgttctagcttcgagaaaaatgctggtgcaattttgattggggttgcattgaatgtgtagatagctttgggtagtattgacattttaacaatatttattcttccaatccatgagcacggaatgtttttccatttctttatatcttcttcaatttccttcataagctttctatggttttcagcatacagatcttgtacatctttggttagatttattcctaggtattttatgcttcttggtgcaattgtgaatgggatcagtttccttatttgtctttctgttgcttcattattggtgtataagaatgcaactgatttctgtacattgattttgtatcctgcaactttgctgaatttatgtatcaggtctagcagacttctggtggagtctatcagattttccatgtataatatcatgtcatctgcaaaaagtgaaagcttgacttcatctttgccaattttgatgcctttagggctggttccttctagATGTTCTGAGGGAAAAACTCATTTCCGTgcccttttccagcttccagtggTCACCTATATTGCTTGGCTTGTGCCCCTCACTCAATCTTCAAAGCACATTACTCCAATCTTACTTCTGTCATCACATTATCTTCTCCTCTGCTGTCTTCTTATAAGAATACTACTGATTCCATCACTGGGTCCACCAGAATAATCCAAGGTAATCTCTTTATCTCAGTGTCCTCGATTTAATCATGCctgcaaaatcccttttattATATAAGGTAATGTATTGCCAGGTTCTGAAGATCAGGATGTGGACCCTTGGAGGATATTATTAAGCCTATAGTTGTGGGCAATCACTGAAGAATAAGGCTACATAGTTTtactctccagaaaaaaaaaaaaaatctccttggcGTTAAAGATACTTGCTTAGAAAAAGCTCACCTATTCAAGTTTGAAACATTGACATAGAATATAACAAGGTGCTGACATTTGTTTGTGGCACAAATATTTCCACACCTACCCATTTAGATTCTTTTATTGTCCTTATCATCATCTACTGAACTTTAAAGAAGGTTTTTGTGCCCCAATTTTCCATTTAATGGGAGTAAAAGTATCAGATGTCTGCAAATGTTAATTTTCGTatgattaattttgaaaatgatatttttgttaCTATTGTCAACTTGATTACATGTTTTACATTGGTTGACACTAATTCATTGATTCTGGAAATATGACATACGATgtcaaaataagaataattataatTCTCTTTGATAAGGCTTAAAgtcaaagtatattttaatttatttccaagTAATTCATGTTAAAGGAAATTTAACTTTGAAAGTTCCTTACATGACCTACATCAACTAAAAATGTGCACcattaagaaaggaaggaaggaaggaagaaaggaaggaaggaaggaaggaaggaaggaaggaaggaaggaagggagagagagaaaagaaagaagaaagaaagaaagaaagaaagaaagaaagaaagaaagaaagaaaaagaaagaaaaagagaaagaaagaaagtcgtAAGTTACAACTACAGTGTTGAATATAGCTATCAACAGGCAATTATTCCTTACAGCAATCAACTTGAAgaaaacttaattatttatttttatttttaattgtatctgtactctttttttttttttaaagtaagctccacccccaatgtagggcttgaactcctcaccctgagatcaagagtcacatgttctaccaactgagctagccaggtgccctctTGAAGAAAACTTAATTCGTTGTTTGAAAAAGTTTCAGAAGTATTATCTTAAAGCAAATCAGTCATCACCACAATTGAATCATCTCTATTAAAATGTGGAGATCATGTGCATGAAACTCAGATTTTCTCATTATAAACATTAATCGTTAATGCTTTAGACAACAGATAAATCAAACTAGCAGTCATGGTTTAAGATCCCCAACTAGCTGtttcagcaaaattaaaacaactgcTCTTAGGTAAATACCTTAGCATACTCTGAGGGCAAATAATTTTATCAAGTTTTGATGCTGAACTTATaatccttgctttttaaaatttcagaatcaaAGCCATGTTGGTAGCAAATGTTCTCTCATTAGCTGGAGCTCTCTTGATGGGGTTTTCCAAACTGGGACCATCTCACATTCTTATAATTTCAGGAAGAAGCATATCAGGACTCTATTGTGGTAAGTcatacatgtgcatgtgctcgcacacacgcacacacacacacacacacacacacacacacatctgtctgAAAAATTCTAACGGCAGATGTGGTAACAGGCAGGGAAGTTTTTGAGCCTAAGGTGGTGTCACAAAAGGGAAAGGCAATAGCATGAAATTGAAGTCCAGAGTCAAGCAGTTTTGGGACCAGTAAGTGGGAGTTGTGAAGCTATCTTCTTGCTCATGGCAGTTTCTAGTGGTATCATCTCAGATAAATTATttaactcttagtttcattatcTGTTAAACGAAGGAGATAAAATCTACCATGTAAGGCACTTGTGAGAATACATGTAAATGTTCAGCATTGGATCTGACTACAGCAAGCTGCCAAGAAAAGCTAGCTGTCGTTATCGCTTCTGTTGTGCGGGAGACAGTAGCATGCTTCTACACCCGCAACCCCCAACTCAGCTCTTCGGGCCTATTTGGCCActtatgtctctgtctctcctttctggaAAGACCTTGACACTCAGGCCCATCTCTCAGACCACATTCCCTAGCCATTGGATTCCAGACATGGTTGGGTGAAGCATTACAGTGACGGTGACCAGAAGGAGAGGGAGTCACGCAGCAGCAGATGATTGAAGAGTTCACAATGGACGAAGGATGCTCCCCCTGTGAGCCTCACATCTGAATATCTGGAATGAGTAGTTCTGGGAAACAGCTTTTCAAACTTTTAGAGGTTTCAAACTTTCAGAAGCAAATTTAACCAGCAGGGGTGTGAACAAAAAGAGGATCACTTCATCTCTACAATAGCCAAATCTTTAGCTTCTCAGTGCAAGTGAAGCCCTGATTCTGGTGGTTTGGAGCCAAGGTTTTACATTGTCCCAAATCATAGCTGCCTTTCAAAGCATTAATATTCACTGGGGCTGGGGGCGCGGGAGGAGGGGATGTGCAAGAGCACAAAATGatgtataaaatgtttacatttacttCCAAAGAGAAAAGACTATATAGTTTCATGTGTCTTCAATGATCAGGTAAAACAAAAGTCTAAAATATCCATAAGTTAATAActtaattaaaagtatttttttgttattttcaatgtTAATATAAATAGCTAAAAGTTAAGATAGCTTTATCAAGGTGAAGAGTCAACCCACATGTGGCAAGATTTAGATTCAGCATGTATCAATTCTGGCACTATCTCGGCCTGGCCTTAGATATATTAACTGAACCTtctgtaaaatgcaaatactAACACTATTGAGGAGGCCCAAATCatgattcttctttcttctctctccaatTTTTAACatacagtaggaaaaaaatcacaaatatttcggcaaaattgaaaagaaatgctGTCAACATTGTGGACACTAGCACAGCCAAGTAACTTGTACTCCCCAactagcttttaaaattattcctgGTCCTGTTCTGAGCATTAAAATTgctaaaaataataggaaatacatTTGGACTTTAAATTTGTGTCACTTCAGGCCTGTGAGCTTATCTACATTATTATGTTCTTGAGATATAAAGGTAAGTATTACACAGAGAGTACAGCCTGGAatagagccaaaaaaaaaaaaaaaggttttcttcttatttaagaTCAACAGACCACACAATAGAGTCACATGTAAATGTCATCCAAAATTTAGATGCCATTTCAATCATGCAACTGTTCATGTGAGACCTTAGAACGATTTAAAGCACtaaaagaaatatcaaaagtTTCCAAATGCATCTTTTACAAAAAAACcatacatttccattttatagacaatcTCTCTAAGAGGAAGACtctaacaaatattatttttaaattcttaagaaaatGCCAAACATCTCATTCAGCCTTGCTTATTGATAGTGTCTGACCTTCCTGTGCACTCAGCAAATGGCTGGATACTCTGGCAGCTACTGCAACATGACCAATGACATCTGCATTTAAGAAAGCTATAGAAGCCAGAATTGCCTagtgcttttcaaattttttgtattcctttaaGCACCAAAATCTTTTCTGAAGCCCGTTTTGGGAGAGAATAAAGAAGATGGGTTGCTCTGGTTGGAAAAATGGAGGAAGAGCCCCTGAACCCCTTAACCTCTCCCACCTCTCCACACCCCTGCTCATCACTTTAACAGTGATCTTGAGGCACTTGCACGTTGTGGACACTCAGGGCTTGTAGTTCTCTGTTGCACTGTGATCCCAGGTAAACTCTCTTTGAAGTGAAAAGGTTGGCCTACATATGTGCTCATTTCCTTTCATACCAGGAGTTTGGATTAAGAATATTATTAAAgcattttttcatctcttttctgaAGACAACTTAAGGCCTTATGTACAGTCCATTTTAACATGGTCTTAACTAAATAAGGCAGTGCTATGAGTGATTGCCAAATCCACGACTCATCAGTTCTTTCCATTCCTATATTCAACTACAACTTCATCTAGAatcttctcaacaaatattttttgcatcAACTGTGTCTAAGACTGGGGACGAGGGCTCTTCCTTCCAACAGACTCTGAAAGGGACTTTTAGGCAGGATACTGACCATACTTAAACCAAATTACTGTTATTGAGATAGTCCCAGCTGCACTTGCATTCACatttatgttcatgttttatGCAGGGCTAATTTCAGGCTTGGTTCCAATGTACATTGGTGAAATTGCTCCGACCACACTCAGGGGCGCCCTTGGCACACTTCACCAGCTGGCCATTGTCACAGGCATTCTCATTAGTCAGGTAAAAACTCGATTCCCTACTTCACCCATCCTCTATCCAACTTCTCCCTCCCTGACAGTCCACTCTCACTGTAGaccaacacaaaggaaaaaaccaGTTCCACCAGCCGGAGTAGAGATGGTGTAGAGACTTAAGCTTTTTATGTCAAAGCTAAATGATTAGTACACCACTCCTCAATTCTCCCCTTGGATCTCTGGTAGGATTGGCACTAGAGATGACCCAGCATGCCAGATCTTGAACTTCTGGAGCTATTCTAGAATTAAATTATTCTGTTTAGATTTCAAAGAATAGGAAACTTCACATTTTTTTACTGCTTGGGTTTCCTTTGTTTTGAGCATTTTACCTGgaaaattaatatgtatatgaTTATCATAGCAGTTTTTCGTTCAGCCAGCTCTATCCTTCCCTTCTATCCCATGGACCTCAGAGTCTTCAGAGCCCCTAGCCTACGACTATCCAGGGGGTAAACCACTGCAATAAGAATGACAAAATGGGTTCCCATTATAATAATTGTTCTATCTATGGaataccattttatttaagttctgGGTAATctaagaagaaattttttaatgtccaaAGTTTACACATGATTTTTGGTGTTGCTTTAGATGTCAAATGTGTTCTTAAAAGTTTGGTTGTTTCCCATCCTAAATGGCCCATGAGTTAATGAAAACAAACCTAAGTGAACTCTTTGTAAAACAAATAGTCTCTAATTCAGTTAAGGTAGGACACAATATTAATAGTTTCTGTTTGAGCATACTTGAATCCAAGTTGTCAGGGAATACTATTTTTGTaggtttatttatctgttttagagagagatagagagggagcacaagtggggaaggggcagagagagagggaaacacagaatccgaagcaggctccaggctctgagctgtcagcacagagcccgacacggcctcgaacccacaaaccatgagatcgtgacctgagcccaagtcagacgcttcacgaactgagccacccaggttccccaccaGGGAATACTATTAAACAGTCAATGTgctttttcaacaaatagttgCAGAAAGCAGACCCAACATGTTGTGCACCTGCTCTgtttcctccctgcctcttcaGATTGTCGGCCTCAACTTCATCTTGGGCAGTCATGAGCAGTGGCATATCCTGCTTGGTTTGTCTGCTCTGCCAGCCATCCTCCAGTCTCTGCTGCTCCTCTTCTGTCCTGAAAGCCCCAGATACCTTTACATCAAGTTGGATGAGGAAGTCAAAGCAAAGAAAAGTAAGTCTGTGGGTGGGTTTTTCCCCCTTCCTATTGTTTTGGAACTAGCAGATAATGAAAAGCAGTGAGCATGAATGTTTACTGATCAAATTGGTACCAGAGCTTTCCAAATGAAGTCAGTGATTACATGTAAGAACAATGTGAAAGATCACCTCAATATGACTCATGCATGCCATTTCAAACCCGTAAACACTCGAGCCCAAATGGGAAACTCACATGCAGGGTATTGGACTCAACCAGAGGTTTCTAAAAGACCTTTACTTGCGTTATGCTTCTATGATAATAAAGATCATAGTTTTCTTTGTCATTAGATAAAAccaaatgtgcttttaaaaatttttaaaacaggatttaatttaacaaaaagaatGTCCAACACCCATGCTGTAAAGCAATAGAAAGAGCTATGCAGATCTGTAACTctttcaaaaacataataaaagtaaatttacttttgttttgacCTGAGTTGTGTCAACCTGATCATTTTGGGGGACAGGCTTGAAAAGACTCAGAGGAAGTGATGATGTCACCAAAGACATCActgagatgagaaaagaaaaggaagaagcatCAAGTGAACAAAAAGTCTCCATAATTCAGCTCTTCACCAATTCCAGCTACCGACAGTCTATTATAGTGGCATTGATGCTGCATATGGCCCAGCAATTTTCTGGAATCAATGCGGTAAGTTTAAGAATACCCCCTAACTCTAAAAGCAAATTGAAtgaaatagggaaagaaaaggatgtaaatttaaatagctaaaagacattttaaaatgttgacatcACATTTCACTACAATAAACATATAATGAGTGAgcattaattttctttgtttcgCTTCATCTGCTTTCTAAAATTggcatagaatttttttaaacgtcAACGACAATCACCGGTTCTGTGTGTCCACTAAGATGGAAGGTTAAAGGCAAAATTCACATTtaatacaaaagaaggaaaaggagaataattgtgaaaaaaaaaaccccacctgaATTACAAGGGGCTTCTAGACTTGAGAACCAAATTTAGGATTTCTGATGGCTTAGGAAAAAGGAGCCCGTGGTTCCCTTTATCTATTTAAATGAAGTATACCAGGTAGCCAGGTGCAAAGAAATTTCCTGCCATCCAAGAAACTTTCACTCTATTTATGGAGACAGCatacaaaataaacaatagagTGAACTGATATGATATGGGTGAGTGAGGGTAGTAGATAAGACATGATTGAAAAACATACTGAATATTAAACTAGCTAGCTTTTAGGTTTTGAactgaaatcattgcattatgCAAACTAAAATTATTCTACTGGCAATtaactactagaagaaaataagcatttgtcaaaaaaaaCGAGATACAGAAAATCACTTACcccttttattgcttttaaaaatgctgtttggGTTTCCTCTTTAATGAGCCAATCACAGATCCACAGGGGACACTTTGAGGGTGACTGATGGATGGGCAGAGCCttggaagaaggaaagatagtaATTCTCATCAGTTGAAGAAAAGGAGGCCTGAACCTCACTCAACAAGCTGAATACTGCTCTTCTGTCATCTCTGTTCTCCTTTAAGGGGTCAGTGATGTTCATTTTAATCTAATACTCTATAAACCTTTGGGGTTTGGAGACCAATTTTGTAGGCTTTCTCTCAGTTCTGCCTGTATATATCCAGAGGCGCAATACTTAATCTCTCCAAACCTTCCTGCTTTAGTTACTATCCCCATGCCTGACTTAGAGGCATCCAGGAAATGTGAGCCGAAGCTGTTGGGCAGCCTACAAATGTGGGATAGTGTCTAGTGTGCTGTAAGCCGCTCCTCACTGAACACAGTGGGTACAGTTCTCCTCTATCAGCCCCACCCGCAGGAAGAGGAGCCAGCCAGCAGGACAGGTTAACCAGGGAAGCAGTGAGAGAGGATGACAGAATGACAGAATGGCCTAAACAAGACCactataaacataaaaacataattagTAAGAATGGCTATTAGAGAGATTGTGAAGATTTCTCCATGTCCACTGAGGATTAGTGGAAAATGTTGGATTAAACGTGGTAGCAACCAGAATTCTTACACACATGGGTGAGAGTGTCAGTTGGAAAATTGTTTGCCAGTATCTGTAAAGGTGAGCACATGCATACactatggtccagcaattctaTCCCCAGGCATAAATATGTACGTCTTTCACCAAAAGGATTATACTAGAACGTTCACAACAGCACCCTTCGCAATCGCCAATGACAACTACCTAAATACCCATCAGTAGTAGATTGGGTAATAAATAGTGGTATATTAATACAACAAAGTACTAAGCAATGATAATCAACACTGTACAAGTACACATAACCATATGGATGATCCTCACAAAGGTAATGTTGAAGCCAGATAACAAATAATTCACACAGTATGATTCCAGTTATGGCAAGTACAAGACTAGGTGAAATTTATCATGATGTTAGAAGTTGAAGCATTTCCTTGGGAGAATAGGGGGACATTCTGGGAGCTTCTGGAGGACTAGACatgatttatatctttatatgtgTGCTGCTTACACAGgtgtgttcagtttgtgaaaattaattGATCTGTATACTTATGctatatgtacattttttgtatgtattttaaaccttaacaaaaagtttaaaattttaagtacatataaaaagaaaatgcagattcAGAGTTTTCAGCTAAATTTAAAGAGAACTTTAAGCAATCAGGAGTTTTAAATACTAAAGATTGATAGTGGCTTCTCATCGCCCAGAAGGAGAGGACAGACAAAATCTTTAGGGCATTGTAGGGACCATGGTTCCATAGAAACAACTAAAACtaaacaacttaaaatatttcttgcttTCAAGCCATTAGTGCCAGGATTCTTGATTAAGGCTAAACTGTTATTACTTTACAGATATTTTACTACTCAACCAGCATTTTTCAGACTGCTGGAATCAGCCAACCTGTTTATGCAACCATTGGAGTTGGTGCCGTCAACATGGTTTTCACTGCTATCTCTGTGAGTTCATACCCTAGATAAGTATGCTGCTTGTTTCTCAGTTCAGAAATGGGAGAGGGGAGAACCTTGTAATTCAAAAGTGACCAATCACTTATTGTTCTATAGGTGCAGAGAACCAAGTGAGTCACAAGAAGAGTCCTTTCTGCAAATAATGAACCACCAAGTATAACCGAGCAGGTGGATCACTGGTTATCCCCAGAGTTGGGATGCCAGTTAGTCACTCATTTGTGAATTAATAACTCACTTGGGACACAGAGGACTTCCTCCTTGTAAAAACACCTGTAGTCCTCCTTTGCTCTGTACTTAAATCTATTGGGATTGGTGACAGTCTGTCATTTCTATCAATATCGGGTCTTTTACCTGGGCTCCTCTCTTTCCGtggttgaattcttttttttatcctgATGCCCTggggaaaatacttaaaaaaaaaaaaaaaaggtcttctgCAGTAGATATATTTGTCTGTAACAGAATTAAACAGCCTCAGCAAATTCCTACTATATTTGGCTATTGGGCAGAGTTTCCAGAGAGCTCACAAGGCCATAACTTCTGGTGATGAGGTGATGCATAAAAATCTGTGAT encodes the following:
- the SLC2A2 gene encoding solute carrier family 2, facilitated glucose transporter member 2 isoform X3, whose amino-acid sequence is MKGRNWVTGTLVFAVVTAALGSFQFGYDIGVINAPQEVIISHYEYVLGIPLEDRKAINNYTINSTNDLPTIPYLRDSTPTSLAEEETTTSTSLITMLWSLSVSSFAVGGMIASFFGGWLGDQLGRIKAMLVANVLSLAGALLMGFSKLGPSHILIISGRSISGLYCGLISGLVPMYIGEIAPTTLRGALGTLHQLAIVTGILISQIVGLNFILGSHEQWHILLGLSALPAILQSLLLLFCPESPRYLYIKLDEEVKAKKSLKRLRGSDDVTKDITEMRKEKEEASSEQKVSIIQLFTNSSYRQSIIVALMLHMAQQFSGINAIFYYSTSIFQTAGISQPVYATIGVGAVNMVFTAISVFLVEKAGRRSLFLIGMSGMFVCAIFMSVGLILLKFCGPYVFFLFAGVVLAFTLFTFFKVPETKGKSFEEIAAEFRKKSGSAQAPKAAVEMEFLGASETV